In Oryza brachyantha chromosome 1, ObraRS2, whole genome shotgun sequence, the following are encoded in one genomic region:
- the LOC102715430 gene encoding ubiquitin-conjugating enzyme E2 5A codes for MASKRIQKELKDLQKDPPTSCSAGPVGEDMFHWQATIMGPSDSPYAGGVFLVTIHFPPDYPFKPPKVAFRTKVFHPNINSNGSICLDILKDQWSPALTISKVLLSICSLLTDPNPDDPLVPEIAHMYKTDRQKYENTARTWTQRYAM; via the exons ATGGCGTCAAAGAGGATACAGAAGGAGCTCAAGGATCTGCAGAAGGATCCCCCTACCTCATGCAGTGCAG GTCCTGTTGGTGAAGACATGTTCCACTGGCAAGCGACGATAATGGGTCCATCCGATAGCCCGTATGCTGGTGGAGTTTTCCTAGTTACCATCCACTTCCCTCCTGATTATCCATTTAAACCACCCAAG GTGGCTTTTCGCACCAAGGTTTTCCATCCAAACATTAACAGCAATGGGAGTATTTGCCTTGACATCTTGAAGGACCAATGGAGTCCCGCACTGACCATTTCCAAG GTGTTGCTGTCAATCTGCTCCCTGCTGACCGATCCGAACCCTGATGATCCTCTGGTCCCTGAGATCGCCCACATGTACAAGACGGACAGGCAGAAGTACGAGAACACGGCAAGGACCTGGACTCAAAGGTATGCAATGTAG